One Paracidovorax avenae ATCC 19860 genomic region harbors:
- a CDS encoding transporter substrate-binding domain-containing protein, translating into MKTTLCSAALLACGLMAGAAAQADTLKKIADSGKITLAYRESSVPFSYLAGAGAPIGFSVDISNAVVDAVKKKLNKPDIKVELQAVTSQNRIPLVTNGTVDLECGSTTNNTARAKDVQFAVNYFYTGTRLLVKKSWGIRNYADLAKKTVASTTGTTNAQVIRKYNRDNNLDMDIVLGKDHNDSMLLVDTGRALAFAMDDILLFGLKANATNPAEWDVVGDALQVEPYACMLRKDDPQFQALVNGVIGGMMKSGEFEKLYNKWFLSPIPPKGQALGLPMSKELRDNLTAQSDKPAV; encoded by the coding sequence ATGAAAACCACCCTCTGCTCCGCCGCGCTGCTGGCCTGCGGCCTGATGGCCGGCGCCGCCGCGCAGGCCGACACCCTGAAGAAGATCGCGGACAGCGGCAAGATCACGCTCGCCTACCGCGAGTCGTCGGTGCCCTTCAGCTACCTGGCCGGCGCAGGGGCGCCCATCGGGTTCTCGGTGGACATCTCCAACGCGGTGGTGGACGCGGTGAAAAAGAAGCTGAACAAGCCCGACATCAAGGTCGAGCTGCAGGCCGTGACCTCGCAGAACCGCATTCCGCTGGTGACCAATGGCACGGTGGACCTGGAGTGCGGCTCCACCACCAACAACACCGCCCGCGCCAAGGACGTGCAGTTCGCCGTCAACTACTTCTACACGGGCACGCGGCTGCTGGTGAAGAAATCCTGGGGCATCAGGAACTACGCAGACCTCGCGAAGAAGACCGTGGCCAGCACCACCGGCACCACGAACGCGCAGGTGATCCGCAAGTACAACCGGGACAACAACCTCGACATGGACATCGTGCTGGGCAAGGACCACAACGACTCCATGCTGCTGGTGGACACGGGCCGCGCGCTGGCCTTCGCCATGGATGACATCCTGCTCTTCGGGCTGAAGGCCAACGCGACCAACCCCGCCGAATGGGATGTGGTCGGCGATGCGCTGCAGGTCGAGCCCTATGCCTGCATGCTGCGCAAAGACGACCCGCAGTTCCAGGCGCTGGTCAACGGCGTGATCGGCGGCATGATGAAGTCCGGTGAATTCGAGAAGCTCTACAACAAGTGGTTCCTCTCGCCCATCCCGCCCAAGGGCCAGGCACTGGGCCTGCCCATGTCGAAGGAGTTGCGCGACAACCTCACGGCGCAGAGCGACAAGCCCGCGGTATGA
- a CDS encoding D-amino acid dehydrogenase: MHACVMGAGIVGLATAYALERQGWQVTVIDQGPVGGGASGGNGAQLSYSYVQPLADASVWGQLPKLLFSPDSPLKLRPQWSMRQWRWGAAFLAACNDATSRRTTGTLLELAARSRQAFELMREREGLDCDFSRTGKLVVYRSREALAGGERQMALQRAWGCEQESVSAARCVELEPALAHDADHIAGAIHTPSECAADCQKVCDGLHTLLAARGVRFLLGSQVAGFTRGADGAVTTVHVRSGASGAETPVAADQFVLALGSASASWAARLGIHVPVYPLKGYSITVDAPETAGWAPRVNVTDAARKVVFARLGNRLRVAGMAELVGDDRSIPADRIERLRATVAAVLGHDPDTGAGLHPWTGMRPATPTGLPVVGRRPGGPRNLWLHTGHGALGFTLSFGTAEQLAHAMAGERQAAQAARTA; this comes from the coding sequence ATGCATGCATGTGTGATGGGTGCCGGCATCGTGGGGCTGGCCACGGCCTATGCGCTGGAGCGGCAGGGGTGGCAGGTGACGGTGATCGACCAGGGCCCGGTGGGTGGCGGTGCCAGCGGCGGCAACGGCGCGCAGCTGAGCTACAGCTATGTGCAGCCGCTGGCGGACGCCTCGGTATGGGGGCAATTGCCCAAACTGCTCTTCTCGCCGGACTCCCCGCTCAAGCTGCGGCCGCAGTGGAGCATGCGCCAGTGGCGCTGGGGCGCGGCGTTCCTCGCGGCCTGCAACGACGCGACGTCCCGCCGCACCACCGGCACGCTGCTGGAGCTGGCTGCGCGCAGCCGGCAGGCCTTCGAGCTCATGCGCGAGCGCGAGGGGCTGGATTGCGATTTCAGCCGCACGGGCAAGCTCGTCGTGTACCGGTCGCGCGAGGCACTGGCCGGCGGTGAACGGCAGATGGCGCTGCAGCGCGCGTGGGGCTGCGAGCAGGAGTCGGTGTCCGCTGCCCGCTGCGTGGAGCTGGAACCCGCCCTGGCCCACGACGCGGACCACATCGCCGGCGCCATCCACACGCCCAGCGAATGCGCCGCCGACTGCCAGAAAGTCTGCGACGGCCTGCACACGCTGCTCGCCGCGCGCGGCGTGCGCTTCCTGCTGGGCTCTCAGGTGGCGGGATTCACGCGCGGCGCGGACGGCGCGGTCACCACAGTGCATGTGCGCTCCGGCGCATCGGGCGCGGAAACCCCGGTGGCCGCGGACCAGTTCGTGCTGGCCCTGGGCAGCGCGAGCGCGTCCTGGGCGGCCCGCCTGGGCATCCACGTGCCCGTCTATCCGCTCAAGGGCTACAGCATTACGGTGGACGCGCCCGAGACCGCGGGATGGGCACCCCGGGTGAACGTGACCGATGCGGCCCGCAAGGTGGTGTTCGCGCGGCTGGGCAACCGCCTGCGCGTAGCCGGCATGGCGGAACTCGTGGGCGACGACCGGAGCATTCCCGCGGACCGCATCGAGCGCCTGCGCGCCACCGTGGCCGCGGTGCTGGGCCACGACCCCGACACGGGCGCCGGCCTGCACCCCTGGACCGGCATGCGCCCCGCCACCCCCACCGGCCTGCCCGTCGTGGGCCGCAGGCCGGGTGGTCCGCGCAACCTGTGGCTGCACACCGGGCATGGGGCGCTGGGCTTCACCCTGTCCTTCGGCACGGCGGAGCAGCTCGCACACGCCATGGCAGGCGAACGCCAGGCCGCACAGGCCGCGCGAACCGCCTGA
- a CDS encoding LysR substrate-binding domain-containing protein → MRLRHIEVFNAVMLTGSVSAAARLINVTQPAVSRILSHAELQLGFALFHRHKGRLVPTREAQTLFPHIERLFTQLDEVQRLAGSLRGRQREGELHILSVLALSHEVMPRALRAFHALHPGVQVTIESLHSPQIVSALVLQEADVGFVFSALSHPSLEQETLAEGSMVCIAPRGLLDAALVARGSVHLADLAGVPVVRLGLNDPLGTMVNHACREAEVGLASAITVQTYHAALALAHHGLGVALVDACTAASADPARVNVLELLPRIAVPVKALRMPHRPASLLAEAMVRCMRDAAVETLQGGAGGLPAPAPGA, encoded by the coding sequence ATGCGCCTGCGCCATATCGAAGTCTTCAACGCCGTCATGCTCACGGGCAGCGTGAGCGCCGCCGCGCGCCTCATCAACGTCACGCAGCCGGCGGTGAGCCGCATCCTCTCCCATGCAGAGTTGCAGCTGGGCTTCGCGCTGTTTCACCGCCACAAGGGGCGGCTGGTTCCCACGCGGGAGGCACAGACGCTTTTCCCGCACATCGAGCGCCTGTTCACGCAGCTCGACGAAGTGCAGCGCCTGGCGGGCAGCCTGCGGGGGCGGCAGCGCGAGGGCGAGTTGCACATCCTCAGCGTGCTGGCGCTGAGCCACGAGGTGATGCCGCGGGCCCTGCGCGCCTTCCATGCCCTGCATCCCGGCGTGCAGGTGACGATCGAATCCCTGCATTCGCCGCAGATCGTCTCCGCTCTGGTGCTGCAGGAGGCCGACGTGGGCTTCGTGTTCTCGGCGCTGTCGCATCCCTCGCTGGAGCAGGAGACCCTGGCCGAGGGCAGCATGGTGTGCATCGCGCCGCGCGGCCTGCTCGATGCGGCGCTCGTGGCGCGGGGCTCGGTGCATCTGGCGGATCTGGCCGGCGTGCCGGTGGTGCGGCTGGGGCTGAACGATCCGCTGGGCACCATGGTGAACCACGCGTGCAGGGAGGCGGAAGTGGGGCTCGCTTCCGCCATCACGGTGCAGACCTACCATGCCGCCCTGGCGCTCGCGCACCATGGGCTGGGGGTGGCACTGGTGGACGCCTGCACCGCCGCGTCCGCAGACCCGGCGCGGGTGAATGTGCTGGAGCTGTTGCCGCGCATCGCCGTGCCGGTCAAGGCGCTGCGCATGCCCCATCGCCCGGCGTCCCTGCTGGCCGAGGCCATGGTGCGCTGCATGCGGGATGCCGCCGTCGAAACGCTGCAGGGCGGCGCGGGAGGGCTGCCGGCCCCGGCGCCCGGCGCCTGA
- a CDS encoding IPTL-CTERM sorting domain-containing protein, whose translation MQHTLRALALSALLAPAFAGAATIVSCPSSPSTTGDNISRSFYLPNYGGTTLDTVTVNYGTNTGGSYTVTLEARLNAFDGTLVGTVNSTANIAANTAGGTPVTFSFNNAVIPAGSTVTFKQTLVSGPGALFINTGQAPCTGTVTQTNGSTPPLDSSRRATLGITVAGSTTPVGGGGTVASIPTLSEWGVILMSGLLALFGLARTRRR comes from the coding sequence ATGCAACACACTCTCCGCGCCCTGGCGTTGTCCGCCCTGCTCGCGCCGGCATTCGCCGGCGCTGCCACGATCGTCAGCTGTCCATCGAGTCCCAGCACGACCGGCGACAACATCAGCCGTTCCTTCTATCTGCCGAACTACGGTGGCACCACGCTCGATACGGTGACCGTCAACTACGGCACGAATACCGGCGGCAGCTATACCGTCACGCTCGAGGCACGGTTGAACGCCTTCGACGGCACGCTGGTCGGCACCGTGAACTCAACCGCCAACATCGCCGCGAACACTGCCGGCGGCACGCCCGTCACCTTCAGCTTCAACAATGCGGTGATTCCCGCCGGCTCCACGGTCACGTTCAAGCAGACCCTGGTCAGCGGCCCGGGCGCCCTGTTCATCAACACGGGCCAGGCGCCATGCACCGGTACCGTGACGCAGACCAACGGCTCCACGCCGCCGCTCGACTCCTCCCGTCGCGCGACCCTGGGCATCACCGTTGCCGGCAGTACCACCCCCGTGGGCGGTGGTGGCACTGTGGCAAGCATTCCGACGTTGTCCGAATGGGGTGTGATTTTGATGTCCGGCCTGCTGGCCCTCTTCGGACTGGCCCGCACGCGCCGACGCTGA
- the polA gene encoding DNA polymerase I, whose translation MSKPKTLVLVDGSSYLYRAFHAMPDLRAVPGDPASPATGAIRGMINMLQALRRDYPADYAACVFDASGPTFRDTLYPEYKAHRAPMPDDLRAQIEPIHQVVRLMGWPVVCVPGVEADDVIGTLAACAARQGIEVIVSSGDKDLSQLVDEHITIIDTMSGKRRDVAGVTAEFGVPPTLMVDYQTLVGDAVDNVPGVPKVGPKTAAKWLNEYGSLDGLLARAGEIKGVAGENLRGALEWLPKGRELVTIRTDCDLAGHVDGLPDLAGVAMGASDNAALRDFYQAYGFKGLARALQDDLPANATATLPGASGDLFASPETTFVAEAAQGREVAYDTVLTWEDFDRWLERIQGAELVALDTETTSLDELRAEIVGLSFSVEPGAAAYIPLAHSGPDAPEQLPLDAVLERLKPWLEDGSRAKLGQHVKYDRHVFANHDIGVRGYVHDTMLQSYVLEVHKPHNLASLAERHTGRTGISYEDLCGKGAKQIPFAQVPVEQAAAYSCEDSDQTLDVHRVLWPLIEADEKLRAIYALEMESSEVLFRIERNGVLIDPATLQQQSHDLGQRILKLEQEAYDIAGQPFNLGSPKQLGEIFFDKLGLPVVKKTATGARSTDEEVLEKLAEDYPLPAKILEHRSLSKLKGTYTDKLSQLADPRTGRVHTHYAQAVAVTGRLSSNEPNLQNIPIRTSEGRRVREAFVAPPGRVIASADYSQIELRIMAHLSGDDALLRAFTEGLDVHRATAAEVFGVAVDQVSSEQRRYAKVINFGLIYGMSSFGLARNLGIDNKAAAAYIDRYFQRYPGVKQYMDETKASAKARGYVETVFGRRLYLPEINSPNGPRRGAAERAAINAPMQGTAADLIKKAMVAVQAVLDADKPQVLMIMQVHDELVFELPEEEAGWLRTEIPRLMAGVAELKVPLLAEVGTGPNWEKAH comes from the coding sequence ATGAGCAAACCCAAGACCCTGGTGCTGGTGGACGGCTCCAGCTACCTCTACCGCGCCTTCCACGCCATGCCGGACCTGCGCGCCGTGCCCGGCGACCCGGCCAGCCCTGCCACGGGGGCCATCCGCGGCATGATCAACATGCTGCAGGCGCTGCGCAGGGACTATCCCGCCGACTATGCCGCCTGCGTCTTCGATGCGAGCGGGCCGACCTTCCGCGACACGCTCTACCCCGAATACAAGGCGCACCGCGCGCCCATGCCCGACGACCTCCGCGCGCAGATCGAGCCCATCCACCAGGTCGTGCGCCTGATGGGCTGGCCGGTGGTCTGCGTGCCCGGCGTGGAGGCCGACGACGTGATCGGCACCCTCGCGGCCTGCGCGGCGCGCCAGGGCATCGAGGTCATCGTCTCCAGCGGCGACAAGGACCTGTCGCAGCTGGTGGACGAGCACATCACCATCATCGACACCATGAGCGGCAAGCGCCGCGACGTGGCGGGCGTCACGGCCGAGTTCGGTGTTCCGCCCACGCTCATGGTCGATTACCAGACGCTGGTGGGCGACGCGGTGGACAACGTGCCCGGCGTGCCCAAGGTGGGCCCCAAGACGGCCGCCAAGTGGCTGAACGAATACGGCTCGCTCGACGGGCTGCTGGCACGGGCGGGCGAGATCAAGGGTGTGGCCGGCGAGAACCTGCGCGGTGCGCTGGAATGGCTGCCCAAGGGGCGGGAGCTGGTCACCATCCGCACCGACTGCGACCTCGCGGGCCACGTGGATGGATTGCCCGACCTGGCCGGGGTGGCCATGGGAGCGTCCGACAACGCGGCGCTGCGCGATTTCTACCAGGCCTACGGATTCAAGGGGCTGGCGCGCGCGCTGCAGGACGACCTGCCGGCGAACGCCACGGCCACGCTGCCCGGCGCGAGCGGCGACCTGTTCGCGAGCCCCGAAACCACCTTCGTGGCCGAGGCCGCGCAGGGGCGCGAGGTGGCCTACGACACCGTGCTCACCTGGGAGGATTTCGACCGCTGGCTGGAGCGCATCCAGGGCGCGGAACTGGTCGCGCTCGACACCGAAACCACGTCGCTCGACGAACTGCGCGCCGAGATCGTGGGCCTGAGCTTCAGCGTGGAGCCCGGAGCCGCCGCGTACATTCCGCTGGCGCATTCCGGCCCCGACGCGCCCGAGCAGTTGCCGCTGGACGCGGTGCTGGAGCGCCTCAAGCCCTGGCTGGAGGACGGCTCGCGGGCGAAGCTCGGCCAGCACGTCAAGTACGACCGCCACGTGTTCGCCAACCACGACATCGGCGTGCGGGGCTACGTGCACGACACCATGCTGCAGAGCTACGTGCTGGAGGTGCACAAGCCGCACAACCTCGCGAGCCTGGCGGAACGCCACACGGGCCGCACCGGCATCAGCTATGAGGACCTCTGCGGCAAGGGCGCCAAGCAGATCCCCTTCGCCCAGGTGCCGGTCGAGCAGGCCGCCGCCTATTCGTGCGAGGATTCCGACCAGACGCTGGATGTGCACCGCGTGCTCTGGCCGCTGATCGAGGCCGACGAGAAATTGCGCGCCATCTACGCCCTCGAAATGGAGAGCAGCGAGGTGCTGTTCCGCATCGAGCGCAATGGCGTGCTGATCGACCCGGCCACGCTGCAGCAGCAGAGCCACGACCTCGGGCAGCGCATCCTCAAGCTCGAGCAGGAAGCCTACGACATCGCCGGCCAGCCTTTCAACCTCGGCAGCCCCAAGCAGCTTGGCGAGATCTTCTTCGACAAGCTCGGCCTGCCGGTGGTGAAGAAGACCGCGACCGGCGCGCGCAGCACCGACGAAGAAGTGCTGGAAAAGCTCGCCGAGGATTACCCGCTGCCCGCCAAGATCCTGGAGCACCGCAGCCTCTCCAAGCTCAAGGGCACCTACACCGACAAGCTGAGCCAACTGGCCGATCCGCGCACGGGCCGCGTGCACACGCACTACGCGCAGGCCGTGGCGGTGACGGGGCGCCTGTCGAGCAACGAGCCCAACCTGCAGAACATCCCCATCCGCACGTCCGAGGGCCGGCGCGTGCGCGAGGCCTTCGTGGCCCCGCCGGGCCGCGTGATCGCCAGCGCCGACTACAGCCAGATCGAGCTGCGCATCATGGCCCACCTGAGCGGCGACGACGCGCTGCTGCGCGCCTTCACCGAGGGGCTGGACGTGCACCGCGCCACCGCGGCAGAGGTGTTCGGCGTGGCGGTGGACCAGGTGAGCAGCGAGCAGCGCCGCTATGCCAAGGTGATCAACTTCGGGCTGATCTACGGCATGAGCAGCTTCGGCCTCGCACGCAACCTGGGCATCGACAACAAGGCCGCCGCGGCCTACATCGACCGCTACTTCCAGCGCTACCCCGGCGTGAAGCAGTACATGGACGAGACCAAGGCCTCGGCCAAGGCGCGCGGCTACGTCGAGACCGTGTTCGGCCGGCGGCTCTACCTGCCCGAGATCAATTCGCCCAACGGCCCGCGGCGCGGAGCAGCCGAGCGCGCCGCCATCAACGCGCCCATGCAGGGCACGGCGGCCGACCTCATCAAGAAGGCGATGGTGGCCGTGCAGGCGGTGCTGGATGCGGACAAGCCGCAGGTGCTGATGATCATGCAGGTGCACGACGAACTGGTCTTCGAGTTGCCGGAGGAGGAGGCTGGCTGGCTGCGCACGGAGATCCCGCGGCTCATGGCGGGCGTGGCTGAACTCAAGGTGCCGCTGCTGGCCGAGGTGGGCACGGGGCCGAACTGGGAGAAGGCGCACTGA
- a CDS encoding homoserine kinase, which produces MAVFTEVSKKEARDLLRRLQLGTLESLRGIEGGIENTNYFLTSDQGEYVLTLFERLTAEQLPFYLHLMKHLAQAGMPVPDPRGDRHGNILHTVAGKPAAVVNKLPGRSQLAPEPVHCAAVGGMLARMHLAGRDYERRQPNLRGLAWWNETVPVVLPHIGESQRTLLRSELAYQNHVAASAGYAALPRGPVHADLFRDNAMFDGEVLTGFFDFYFAGVDTWLFDLAVCLNDWCIDWPTGLHAPGRATAMLDAYQAVRPLSADERALLPAMLRAGALRFWISRLWDFHLPREASLLTPHDPTHFERVLRGRIAQPLHVRAGGGFAE; this is translated from the coding sequence ATGGCCGTTTTCACCGAAGTCTCCAAGAAAGAGGCGCGCGATCTGCTGCGCCGTTTGCAGCTGGGCACCCTGGAGTCGCTGCGCGGCATCGAAGGCGGCATCGAGAACACCAACTATTTCCTCACCAGCGACCAGGGCGAATACGTGCTCACGCTGTTCGAGCGCCTGACCGCCGAGCAGCTGCCGTTCTACCTGCACCTGATGAAGCACCTCGCGCAGGCGGGGATGCCCGTGCCGGACCCGCGTGGCGACCGCCATGGAAACATCCTGCACACTGTCGCGGGCAAGCCTGCCGCCGTAGTGAACAAGCTGCCAGGCAGGAGCCAGCTCGCGCCCGAACCGGTGCACTGCGCGGCGGTGGGCGGCATGCTGGCCCGCATGCACCTGGCCGGGCGGGACTACGAGCGCCGGCAGCCCAACCTGCGCGGCCTGGCCTGGTGGAACGAGACGGTGCCGGTGGTGCTGCCCCACATCGGCGAGTCCCAGCGCACCCTGCTGCGCTCCGAGCTGGCCTACCAGAACCACGTCGCCGCATCCGCGGGCTACGCGGCGTTGCCGCGCGGCCCGGTCCATGCCGACCTGTTCCGCGACAACGCCATGTTTGACGGCGAGGTCCTGACCGGCTTCTTCGACTTCTATTTCGCGGGGGTGGACACGTGGCTGTTCGACCTGGCGGTGTGCCTGAACGACTGGTGCATCGACTGGCCCACCGGCCTCCATGCGCCCGGGCGCGCCACGGCCATGCTGGATGCCTACCAGGCGGTGCGGCCGCTCTCGGCCGACGAGCGGGCCCTGCTGCCCGCGATGCTGCGCGCGGGTGCGCTGCGCTTCTGGATCTCCCGCCTGTGGGATTTCCACCTGCCGCGCGAGGCCAGCCTGCTCACGCCGCACGATCCCACCCACTTCGAGCGGGTGCTGCGCGGCCGCATCGCGCAGCCCCTGCATGTGCGCGCGGGCGGCGGATTCGCGGAGTGA
- a CDS encoding BPSS1780 family membrane protein yields the protein MKLHIVPARAGLEWVRLGIRIFWRQPMALAALFFLTMAAMSIATLLPLVGPAVALALLPSATLAMMVAAGDATQGRFPTPALLLVAFRTGRQRLRSMLMLGALYAVGFLAVMAISALLDGGQFARVYLGGEELTREMAELPQFQAAMWLALALYVPLSLLFWHAPGLVHWHGVPPVKALFFSIVACLRNIGAFTVYGLAWTGVFLGAGIAASVFVTLLALMGLGSALAAGIMVGTAMLLAAMFFTSVVFSFRDCFEPPERPAALPESPAAA from the coding sequence ATGAAACTGCACATCGTCCCTGCCCGCGCCGGCCTGGAATGGGTCCGCCTCGGCATCCGCATCTTCTGGCGCCAGCCGATGGCGCTGGCGGCCCTGTTCTTCCTGACCATGGCGGCGATGTCCATCGCCACGCTGCTGCCGCTCGTCGGGCCCGCCGTGGCCCTGGCACTGCTGCCCTCCGCCACGCTGGCCATGATGGTGGCCGCCGGCGACGCCACGCAGGGCCGCTTCCCCACCCCGGCACTGCTGCTGGTGGCCTTCCGCACCGGCCGGCAGCGCCTGCGCTCCATGCTCATGCTCGGCGCGCTCTACGCCGTGGGCTTCCTCGCCGTCATGGCCATCTCCGCGCTGCTGGACGGCGGACAGTTCGCCCGCGTGTACCTGGGCGGCGAGGAACTCACGCGCGAAATGGCCGAGCTGCCGCAGTTCCAGGCGGCGATGTGGCTCGCGCTGGCGCTCTACGTGCCGCTGTCGCTGCTCTTCTGGCACGCGCCCGGCCTGGTGCACTGGCACGGCGTGCCGCCGGTGAAGGCGCTGTTCTTCAGCATCGTCGCCTGCCTGCGCAATATCGGCGCATTCACCGTATATGGCCTGGCATGGACGGGGGTCTTCCTGGGCGCGGGCATCGCCGCCAGCGTGTTCGTGACGCTGCTGGCCCTCATGGGCCTGGGCAGCGCGCTCGCGGCCGGCATCATGGTCGGCACGGCCATGCTGCTGGCGGCGATGTTCTTCACCTCCGTGGTGTTCTCGTTCCGCGACTGCTTCGAGCCGCCGGAACGCCCGGCCGCCCTGCCCGAGAGCCCAGCCGCCGCCTGA
- a CDS encoding PhoX family protein — MSHTPMPSRRKALQFLAGMPLLPLGASASAASMLAACGGGSDGALSSYASTSFSSMAAPTLAQPAAMATTTVGSTMSVKFTNGSAANYQLAYQPFFMTGDQVPSTAGGTILAGGYFDINNKPIIDASVPGKERPFFSDCPDGTSLLKLDNASVSGVKGNPVFAVVQFEYTTRNQAQASMYGLLPSPIAVLTLDQDPATGKLTLVKYHNVDTSGVKGLWITCGASLSPWNTHLSSEEYEPDATLATNAQLQGFSKALFGDAAKANPYDYGHMPEVTVNPDGTGSIKKHYCMGRISHELVQVMPDNRTALMGDDATNGGLFMFVADKEKDLSAGTLYVGKWKQTSGKGPGAGDISWINLGHATSAEIKALVDGGIKASDIMDVKTSDPSDSSYTQIFFSGKKNWVKLKPGMEKAAAFLETHRYAALKGASMGFTKMEGTTVNIKDKKAYSAMSYVQTSMLKGNAANQGDIQVEGPKAGAVYEHTLTGGQKDTSGNAINSEWVSVHMEAPAALIGEDLAKADALGNLANADKIANPDNIKFAEKLRTLFIGEDSGMHVNNFLWAYNVDTKQLSRVLSVPAGAESTGLQAVDEINGWTYVMSNFQHPGDWETPLHDNVKATLDPLVRANYKDRFGASVGYLTATSTQMSLKG, encoded by the coding sequence ATGTCCCACACCCCGATGCCCTCCCGCCGCAAAGCCCTGCAATTCCTGGCCGGCATGCCCCTGCTGCCCCTGGGCGCCAGCGCATCCGCAGCTTCCATGCTGGCCGCCTGCGGTGGCGGCAGCGATGGAGCGCTCTCCTCCTACGCCTCGACCAGCTTCAGCTCCATGGCCGCGCCCACCCTGGCGCAACCGGCCGCCATGGCCACCACCACCGTGGGCTCCACGATGAGCGTGAAGTTCACCAATGGCAGCGCGGCCAACTACCAGCTGGCCTACCAGCCCTTCTTCATGACGGGCGACCAGGTGCCCAGCACGGCCGGCGGCACCATCCTGGCCGGCGGCTACTTCGACATCAACAACAAGCCGATCATCGACGCGTCGGTGCCCGGCAAGGAGCGCCCCTTCTTCTCCGACTGCCCCGATGGCACCTCGCTGCTGAAGCTGGACAACGCCAGCGTGTCGGGTGTCAAGGGCAACCCGGTGTTCGCCGTGGTGCAGTTCGAGTACACCACCCGCAACCAGGCCCAGGCATCGATGTACGGCCTGCTGCCCTCGCCCATCGCCGTGCTGACGCTGGACCAGGACCCGGCCACCGGCAAGCTGACCCTGGTCAAGTACCACAACGTGGACACGTCCGGCGTGAAGGGCCTGTGGATCACCTGCGGCGCCAGCCTCTCTCCCTGGAACACCCACCTGTCCAGCGAAGAGTACGAGCCCGACGCCACGCTGGCCACCAACGCCCAGCTGCAGGGCTTCAGCAAGGCGCTGTTCGGCGACGCCGCCAAGGCCAATCCCTACGACTACGGCCACATGCCCGAAGTGACCGTCAACCCCGACGGCACCGGCAGCATCAAGAAGCACTATTGCATGGGCCGCATCTCGCATGAACTCGTGCAGGTCATGCCCGACAACCGCACCGCCCTGATGGGCGACGATGCCACCAACGGCGGCCTGTTCATGTTCGTGGCGGACAAGGAAAAGGATCTCTCCGCCGGCACGCTGTACGTGGGCAAGTGGAAGCAGACCTCCGGCAAGGGCCCCGGTGCCGGCGACATCAGCTGGATCAACCTCGGCCATGCGACCAGCGCCGAGATCAAGGCCCTGGTCGATGGCGGCATCAAGGCCTCCGACATCATGGACGTGAAGACCAGCGACCCGTCCGACAGCAGCTACACGCAGATCTTCTTCAGCGGCAAGAAGAACTGGGTCAAGCTCAAGCCCGGCATGGAAAAGGCTGCCGCCTTCCTGGAAACCCATCGCTACGCCGCGCTCAAGGGCGCGTCGATGGGCTTCACCAAGATGGAAGGCACGACGGTCAACATCAAGGACAAGAAGGCCTATTCCGCCATGTCCTACGTGCAGACCAGCATGCTCAAGGGCAACGCCGCCAACCAGGGCGACATCCAGGTCGAGGGCCCCAAGGCGGGCGCCGTGTACGAGCACACCCTCACGGGCGGCCAGAAGGACACGTCGGGCAACGCCATCAACAGCGAATGGGTGTCCGTGCACATGGAAGCACCGGCCGCGCTCATCGGAGAAGATCTGGCCAAGGCCGACGCGCTGGGCAACCTGGCCAACGCCGACAAGATCGCCAATCCCGACAACATCAAGTTCGCGGAAAAGCTGCGCACCCTGTTCATCGGCGAAGACAGCGGCATGCACGTGAACAACTTCCTGTGGGCCTACAACGTCGACACGAAGCAGCTCAGCCGCGTGCTGTCGGTGCCCGCGGGCGCCGAATCCACCGGCCTGCAGGCCGTGGACGAGATCAACGGCTGGACTTACGTCATGAGCAACTTCCAGCATCCCGGCGACTGGGAAACCCCGCTGCACGACAACGTCAAGGCCACGCTGGATCCGCTGGTGCGCGCCAACTACAAGGACCGCTTCGGCGCCTCGGTCGGATACCTGACCGCCACCAGCACGCAGATGAGCCTGAAGGGCTGA